In a genomic window of Selenomonas ruminantium subsp. lactilytica TAM6421:
- a CDS encoding N-acetylmuramoyl-L-alanine amidase: MRKVTLDELRQIAEEQREAVWAEARSVGREPKVYLHWTAGHYFQKFDDYHINITANGDIWLATDDLSEVLAHTWRRNTGSIGVTLCCCAGATSADLGDEPPTPQQIECMAQVIATLCNALWLTIDRERVLTHGEAADNADGCWCHEEYGCLSTVERWDLQYLGTEESPVYLKTYDDERTGGNILRGKANWYASEWAD; the protein is encoded by the coding sequence ATGCGTAAGGTCACATTGGACGAATTAAGACAGATTGCCGAAGAACAGCGTGAGGCTGTTTGGGCAGAGGCGCGTTCCGTAGGGCGTGAACCGAAGGTGTATCTTCATTGGACGGCAGGTCACTACTTCCAAAAATTTGATGATTACCATATCAACATCACTGCCAACGGCGACATATGGCTGGCTACGGATGACTTGTCCGAAGTGTTAGCGCATACATGGCGCAGAAACACTGGCTCTATCGGCGTAACGCTCTGTTGTTGTGCAGGTGCTACGAGTGCCGACTTGGGCGATGAACCTCCGACTCCCCAGCAAATCGAGTGCATGGCTCAGGTTATTGCTACACTCTGTAATGCTCTGTGGCTGACTATCGACCGCGAAAGAGTTCTGACTCATGGCGAGGCCGCAGATAACGCAGACGGATGCTGGTGTCACGAGGAATATGGCTGCTTGTCTACTGTCGAGCGTTGGGATTTGCAGTATCTCGGAACAGAGGAAAGCCCTGTTTATCTCAAAACCTATGACGATGAGCGCACCGGGGGTAACATCCTGCGCGGAAAAGCGAACTGGTACGCCTCCGAATGGGCTGACTAA
- a CDS encoding DNA-methyltransferase: MLINKIVKGDCVKGMRETIKDASIDLIVTDPPYLVSYKTNYRKNKEHKFCSEIKNDNNPDLINDYIKECYRILKPNSAMYMFCSCVHIDKFMQMARDAGFNIKNNIVWVKNNWTAGDLQAAFGRQHEYILLLNKGRKKFHGKRLTDVWYFDRVAGSEQVHQNQKPIELIKRCIEYHSEPGQVIFDGFMGSGTTAVAALETHRNFVGFELDDEYHKVATARIDECKKMS, from the coding sequence TTGCTGATAAACAAGATTGTGAAGGGCGATTGCGTAAAGGGCATGAGGGAAACCATCAAAGATGCGTCTATTGACCTTATCGTGACCGATCCTCCGTATCTTGTTAGCTATAAAACGAACTACCGCAAGAACAAAGAGCATAAATTTTGCAGTGAAATAAAAAACGACAACAACCCCGATTTGATAAACGATTATATCAAGGAGTGTTATCGTATCTTAAAGCCTAATTCGGCTATGTATATGTTCTGTTCCTGTGTCCACATCGACAAATTCATGCAGATGGCTCGGGATGCAGGTTTCAATATCAAAAATAATATCGTATGGGTAAAAAACAACTGGACGGCGGGGGATTTACAGGCAGCTTTCGGCAGACAACACGAGTATATCCTGCTCCTGAACAAAGGCCGTAAAAAATTCCACGGCAAACGCCTGACCGATGTATGGTACTTTGACAGGGTAGCTGGCTCTGAACAAGTCCACCAAAACCAAAAGCCCATAGAACTGATAAAACGGTGCATTGAGTATCACAGTGAACCAGGGCAGGTTATCTTTGACGGCTTCATGGGTTCAGGGACTACTGCAGTAGCGGCTCTTGAAACACACCGCAATTTCGTGGGCTTTGAGCTGGATGACGAATACCACAAGGTGGCCACTGCTCGTATTGATGAATGTAAGAAAATGAGTTAG